A single window of Sporosarcina sp. Marseille-Q4943 DNA harbors:
- a CDS encoding alanine/glycine:cation symporter family protein, translating into MGVVEWLVGPANDFIWTYILIGLLLFIGLYFTIRTKFVQFRLFGEMFRLIFEKKEGNRGVSAFQAFTISAASRVGTGNVTGVALAIGIGGPGAVFWMWVIAIIGMATAFIESALAQVYKVRDGDTFRGGPAYYMEKALGLRKLGIVFAILLTMCFGFIFNSVQSNTISQSFHDVFNLPYWVVGLFLVVLTGIIIFGGVQRIVKVTQSIVPIMAVFYLLIALYVVAINITEVPAMIALIFEHAFGIKEMAGGGIGAAMLQGIRRGLFSNEAGMGSVPNAAATASATHPAKQGLVQSLGVFFDTIIICSATAFIIILAGLYDKGEESGILLTQSSMAVHVGSWAPYFVAIAIMFFAFSSIVGNYYYGETNIEFINTHKSWMTLYRILVLGMVMFGALAKVDIVWSMADLFMGLMAIINLLVILALGKVAFHVLDDYTKQRKQGKNPVFKADPSLKGADCWKNE; encoded by the coding sequence GTGGGAGTAGTGGAGTGGCTCGTCGGACCGGCGAATGATTTTATTTGGACATACATATTAATCGGACTTTTATTGTTCATCGGTCTATATTTTACGATTCGGACGAAGTTTGTCCAATTCCGTTTATTTGGAGAGATGTTCAGACTCATTTTTGAGAAAAAAGAGGGCAACCGTGGGGTTTCGGCGTTCCAGGCGTTTACAATTAGTGCGGCGTCTCGGGTCGGTACAGGGAACGTAACTGGGGTTGCGCTGGCGATCGGGATTGGCGGGCCAGGCGCGGTCTTCTGGATGTGGGTCATCGCCATTATTGGCATGGCGACAGCGTTTATTGAAAGTGCGCTTGCACAAGTTTACAAAGTCCGGGACGGCGATACATTCCGCGGAGGGCCGGCTTATTATATGGAGAAGGCGCTAGGCCTTCGGAAGCTCGGCATCGTTTTCGCGATTCTTCTCACAATGTGTTTCGGTTTCATCTTCAACTCAGTTCAGTCGAACACAATCAGTCAATCGTTCCATGATGTATTCAATCTTCCGTATTGGGTTGTCGGACTGTTTCTTGTCGTGCTGACAGGAATTATTATCTTCGGCGGCGTGCAGCGGATTGTTAAAGTGACACAATCAATAGTTCCGATTATGGCAGTGTTTTATTTGCTTATTGCACTTTACGTTGTTGCCATTAATATTACAGAAGTACCCGCAATGATTGCACTCATTTTTGAACATGCTTTCGGCATTAAGGAAATGGCTGGCGGCGGTATAGGCGCTGCCATGTTGCAAGGTATTCGACGTGGTTTATTCTCCAATGAAGCTGGAATGGGAAGTGTGCCGAACGCTGCGGCGACGGCGAGTGCGACGCATCCGGCGAAACAAGGGCTTGTTCAAAGCCTTGGCGTATTTTTCGATACGATCATCATTTGTTCTGCGACAGCCTTCATCATCATCCTTGCAGGTCTGTATGATAAAGGGGAAGAGAGCGGCATTTTGCTGACACAATCTTCGATGGCTGTTCACGTTGGTTCATGGGCGCCATATTTTGTCGCAATCGCGATTATGTTCTTCGCGTTTAGCTCAATCGTTGGAAATTACTATTACGGTGAAACGAATATCGAATTCATCAACACACATAAGTCGTGGATGACGCTTTACCGAATTCTCGTCCTCGGCATGGTCATGTTCGGTGCTCTCGCAAAAGTGGATATCGTCTGGAGCATGGCGGACTTGTTCATGGGATTGATGGCAATTATAAATCTCCTCGTCATCTTGGCACTCGGGAAAGTCGCATTCCATGTGTTGGATGATTATACGAAGCAACGGAAACAAGGGAAAAACCCCGTGTTTAAAGCGGATCCTAGTTTAAAGGGTGCTGACTGTTGGAAAAATGAATGA
- the argS gene encoding arginine--tRNA ligase, which translates to MKKDILQALQTVSPMQLEEHMLERPANSKLGDFALPCFPFAKTLRKSPVTIAEEIAAAVKHPLISKVEAVNGYVNLFVNRKAVADTLLPTVLEQCANYGSSNEGNGGVVTIDLSSPNIAKPFSMGHLRSTVIGNSIALLLEKNGYQPMKINHIGDWGTQFGKLLTAYRKWGIEEEVRQAPIETLLKLYIRFHEEAEADPSLNDEGRAAFKALEDGNSEALALWDWFKTESLKEFQRIYDLIGVTFDSYNGEAYYNDKMEPVVQELEDKGLLVESDGAMVVELEEGMPPCLIKKSDGATLYATRDLAAAIYRKNKYDFVKSIYVVGNEQSLHFTQVKQVLCKMGHDWASDIVHVPFGLILQDGKKMSTRKGKIVLLEEVLKEAIELAQKNIEEKNPTLAKKSEVAEAVGVGAILFSDLKQHRKHDIEFDLETMLQTEGETGPYVQYAHARANSILRKAKATNTFAIDEVNDHEWETIKQLEQFPQAVKRAAEELDPSVIAKYAIDLAQAFNSFYGNVQVLSDETNKHYRIALTECVVIVLKESLRLLGMKAPEEM; encoded by the coding sequence ATGAAAAAGGATATTTTACAAGCTTTACAGACAGTCAGCCCAATGCAATTGGAGGAGCATATGCTGGAGCGCCCAGCAAATTCAAAGTTAGGCGATTTTGCATTACCTTGTTTTCCATTCGCAAAAACCTTGCGGAAGTCACCTGTCACCATCGCGGAAGAAATCGCAGCTGCCGTTAAGCATCCATTAATCAGTAAAGTTGAAGCAGTGAATGGGTACGTTAATCTTTTCGTAAACCGAAAAGCCGTTGCAGATACGCTACTTCCAACGGTCCTGGAGCAATGCGCCAATTACGGTTCCTCCAATGAAGGCAACGGCGGTGTTGTGACGATTGACTTGTCCTCGCCAAACATTGCGAAGCCGTTCTCGATGGGCCATCTACGTTCCACGGTCATCGGGAATTCCATCGCCTTATTGCTCGAAAAGAATGGCTACCAACCGATGAAAATCAATCACATCGGCGATTGGGGCACGCAATTCGGAAAGCTACTCACCGCCTACCGGAAATGGGGCATCGAGGAAGAGGTCCGTCAAGCACCGATCGAGACATTGCTGAAGCTATACATCCGTTTCCATGAAGAAGCAGAGGCAGATCCTTCCTTGAACGATGAAGGGCGCGCGGCATTCAAGGCGCTTGAAGACGGAAATTCCGAAGCACTCGCCCTGTGGGACTGGTTCAAAACCGAGTCGTTGAAGGAATTCCAACGGATCTATGATCTGATCGGAGTCACCTTTGATTCTTATAATGGTGAAGCGTATTACAACGACAAAATGGAGCCAGTCGTTCAAGAACTCGAAGACAAAGGACTATTGGTCGAATCGGACGGCGCCATGGTCGTGGAACTTGAAGAAGGCATGCCGCCATGTCTCATCAAGAAATCGGACGGAGCGACGTTGTACGCGACAAGGGATTTGGCAGCTGCCATTTATCGAAAAAACAAGTACGACTTCGTCAAATCCATTTACGTCGTCGGGAATGAACAAAGCCTTCACTTTACACAAGTGAAGCAAGTGCTTTGCAAAATGGGGCATGACTGGGCAAGCGACATCGTACACGTACCATTCGGGCTCATCTTGCAAGACGGCAAGAAGATGTCGACGCGTAAAGGAAAGATCGTCTTGCTCGAGGAAGTATTGAAAGAGGCGATCGAACTTGCACAGAAAAACATCGAGGAAAAGAACCCGACGCTCGCGAAAAAATCCGAAGTGGCGGAAGCCGTCGGTGTCGGCGCCATCCTTTTCAGCGACTTGAAGCAGCACCGGAAACATGATATCGAATTCGATCTCGAGACGATGCTCCAGACAGAAGGCGAAACTGGGCCATACGTTCAATATGCACATGCGCGGGCGAACTCCATCTTGCGTAAAGCGAAGGCAACCAACACGTTCGCGATTGACGAAGTGAATGATCACGAATGGGAAACGATCAAACAACTTGAGCAATTTCCACAAGCCGTTAAACGTGCAGCGGAAGAACTGGACCCATCCGTCATCGCAAAATATGCGATTGATCTTGCCCAAGCGTTCAACTCGTTTTACGGGAATGTGCAAGTCCTATCCGACGAAACAAACAAGCATTACCGCATTGCGCTTACCGAATGCGTCGTCATCGTATTGAAGGAATCATTGCGCCTACTCGGCATGAAGGCGCCTGAGGAGATGTAA
- a CDS encoding DUF3221 domain-containing protein: MKYSVSILLGAALILGGCGTDASPQNSFVVDSGWPTLKKVSGREIIAELKQTVEETPIRDKRATIETPPEFEEPTKETVEDLNVNTIEGPAVFQAVEKVYGEGGIHHEGVIFFELQTKGAAQSGVWIGLKEPDERVQQLLDLLQPKVDAGEILAEPIYIFRSPHTEKELYDQQEEVTEALKSMESEQGSFGLYVNIITGDIEVTHDFLKPEQQEELRKLFADHTIIFEQDGRMVPEPGESRIIPPEQTYTDTPVEEGGFILSAGEGTIFVAGGTKSAVYYKFPEADKLKVGQRVNVERSGPILESYPGQGTAKFVEVLPDYKPANAKLSESQAVEKALKIAGERLSNGYVVINEISFDESEGKWIFELLPDDGEGTLEVEDQ, encoded by the coding sequence ATGAAATATAGCGTGTCAATACTATTGGGTGCTGCTTTGATATTGGGAGGCTGTGGAACGGATGCGTCCCCGCAAAATAGCTTTGTTGTAGATAGCGGATGGCCAACGTTGAAAAAAGTGAGTGGACGCGAAATTATTGCCGAACTGAAGCAAACCGTTGAAGAGACGCCTATACGGGACAAGAGGGCCACTATAGAAACGCCCCCTGAGTTTGAGGAGCCTACGAAAGAAACGGTGGAGGATTTGAATGTCAATACAATTGAGGGACCCGCTGTCTTCCAGGCGGTGGAAAAAGTTTACGGCGAGGGTGGCATTCATCATGAAGGCGTCATCTTCTTCGAACTTCAGACGAAGGGTGCTGCGCAATCCGGCGTGTGGATCGGGCTGAAGGAGCCGGATGAACGCGTTCAGCAATTGCTTGATCTGCTACAGCCGAAAGTGGATGCGGGCGAGATCCTAGCGGAACCGATCTATATCTTCCGTAGCCCTCATACGGAAAAGGAACTTTATGATCAACAGGAGGAAGTAACGGAAGCATTGAAAAGCATGGAATCGGAACAGGGATCTTTCGGCCTTTACGTCAATATCATCACAGGTGATATTGAAGTCACACATGATTTTCTAAAACCGGAGCAACAAGAGGAGCTGCGGAAGTTATTCGCCGATCATACGATTATTTTCGAGCAAGATGGAAGGATGGTCCCGGAGCCGGGGGAATCTAGAATCATACCTCCTGAACAAACGTATACAGATACTCCGGTGGAAGAAGGTGGATTCATATTGTCCGCTGGTGAAGGGACAATATTCGTAGCGGGCGGAACTAAAAGCGCTGTGTATTATAAATTCCCAGAAGCCGACAAGCTGAAAGTCGGTCAACGTGTGAATGTGGAACGATCAGGTCCAATTCTTGAATCGTATCCTGGACAAGGGACCGCAAAGTTTGTAGAGGTCTTGCCGGACTATAAGCCAGCGAACGCAAAGCTTTCCGAGTCACAGGCCGTCGAGAAAGCATTGAAAATCGCGGGTGAGAGATTATCGAATGGCTATGTTGTCATCAATGAAATTTCATTTGATGAGAGTGAAGGGAAGTGGATTTTCGAGCTTCTGCCGGATGATGGGGAAGGGACGCTGGAAGTTGAGGATCAATAG
- a CDS encoding erythromycin esterase family protein → MSKKLISAIQEHSFPLNDKALDTILDAIGDARIVMLGEATHGTSEFYKVRAALSKRLIQEKGFTIIAVEGDWPSAQSVNRYVKGFDEEGRSARQVLTESFNRWPTWMWANEEVEELVEWLKADNDGKEEAEKTGFYGIDMYSLYESIDEVLRFLRENPQYEMDLELAKKAFSCFEPYNRMPEHYALSTAHFTEECIREVTNLLTTIRSHEDLYSNEQEKDLNVTMNALVAKNAESYYRAMMQDDAISWNIRDMHMVEAISEILNYHGEDAKIIIWEHNTHVGDASETSMADHDMINVGQLVREKYGVEDTFAIGFGTYEGTVIAGESWGEPFQKMNVPPAKFNSWEGQMHAAKAEDQVILFTKVNRHLFNEWIGHRAIGVVYNPEFEAYGNYVSSRVGSRYDGFVFIRETKALTPIDLNK, encoded by the coding sequence TTGTCGAAAAAACTGATTTCTGCGATACAGGAGCATTCATTCCCGTTAAATGATAAAGCGCTTGATACTATTTTGGACGCGATTGGAGATGCCCGAATTGTCATGCTAGGTGAAGCGACGCATGGAACTTCAGAGTTTTACAAAGTTCGCGCGGCTTTATCCAAACGTCTGATTCAGGAAAAAGGATTTACCATCATTGCGGTGGAGGGCGATTGGCCATCTGCTCAGTCAGTCAATCGATATGTGAAAGGGTTTGATGAAGAAGGGAGATCTGCTCGTCAAGTTTTGACGGAGTCCTTCAATCGCTGGCCGACGTGGATGTGGGCGAATGAAGAAGTCGAGGAGCTTGTTGAATGGTTGAAAGCCGATAATGACGGCAAGGAAGAAGCCGAAAAAACAGGGTTTTACGGCATCGATATGTATAGCTTGTATGAATCCATCGATGAAGTGCTTCGCTTTCTCCGGGAGAATCCACAGTATGAAATGGATCTAGAGTTGGCGAAAAAGGCATTCTCCTGTTTCGAGCCGTACAACCGGATGCCGGAGCACTATGCGCTCTCGACCGCCCATTTCACGGAGGAATGCATCCGGGAAGTTACAAACTTGCTGACGACAATCCGCAGTCATGAAGACCTTTATTCGAATGAACAGGAGAAGGACTTGAATGTGACGATGAATGCATTGGTTGCGAAAAATGCGGAATCGTATTATCGCGCCATGATGCAGGACGACGCCATCTCGTGGAACATCCGCGATATGCATATGGTGGAGGCGATCAGTGAAATCCTGAATTATCACGGAGAGGACGCCAAGATCATCATTTGGGAGCATAATACCCATGTCGGCGATGCGTCGGAAACATCGATGGCCGACCACGATATGATTAACGTCGGGCAGCTCGTCCGGGAGAAATATGGAGTGGAAGACACATTTGCCATCGGCTTTGGGACGTATGAAGGGACCGTCATTGCCGGCGAAAGCTGGGGAGAACCGTTTCAAAAGATGAATGTGCCACCCGCGAAGTTCAATTCATGGGAAGGGCAGATGCATGCGGCAAAAGCAGAGGATCAAGTCATTCTTTTCACAAAGGTAAACCGTCATTTATTCAACGAATGGATCGGCCATCGAGCCATCGGGGTTGTCTATAATCCGGAGTTTGAGGCGTATGGAAATTATGTATCGTCGCGAGTTGGCAGCCGGTATGATGGTTTTGTTTTTATTAGAGAAACAAAGGCATTAACACCAATTGATTTGAATAAATGA